A region of the Salinibacter grassmerensis genome:
CTTGATTCACGAACGGCTCCAACTCAACCCCGCTTTTTCGGTGGGTGTCAGTATCACCCACTACGTCGTTCCACTGCTTAGAAAGCCACTGCACGGGGATGAAGTCTATCCCGAATATCATCAGGTGAAAGTGGGGAACGCCCCTCTCCTGAGGCTCCATTTTCCAGACCGCAGAGATATCAGGAAATCGCCTTTGGAGACGCTTCCAGAACACTTCTAAGTGCCGCTTGCACTCCCCCGGTGCGGGGTGATCTTCGTGATAAGTCAGGGTGACAAATAATCCACCCGCATCCCTCTCAACCGCGTGCAGTTTCTTTCTCAATCGCCGCCGACTGTCGGCAGAGAAGCCAGTGATTTCCCCTCGCTTTGAAGGCTCTTGGTCAGAGTCATCGACCCTATCATCTGGGTCACTGTCCACCTCTTGAGAACGATTTCCTCGATCAATAACGAGCTGGCGACCCCCAGACCTTACAGAAATGTGCGCATGGTCAAGTGCTGCTCTACCCCCGTCAGAAGCCTTTAAAGTGGCACAAAAACCCCCACCCTGGGGGTTTTGTGCCGGAACATCTCTACCTGTATTGATATTCTTTG
Encoded here:
- a CDS encoding rolling circle replication-associated protein, which translates into the protein MRKKLHAVERDAGGLFVTLTYHEDHPAPGECKRHLEVFWKRLQRRFPDISAVWKMEPQERGVPHFHLMIFGIDFIPVQWLSKQWNDVVGDTDTHRKSGVELEPFVNQDGKLQGYMAKYMGKEYDTWPGVEEGDEWAEMGRWWGCLNRDQIPYAEWDDARIYLDQGEAIQLISDLLDEWGVTIADGVIPPSLTINTRGDPLDRLDSLMARL